The genome window ataatgaAATTTAGAGAACATCAATTCAAAAATTACATGGATAAAAACAAGAAAATCCATGTGAACACTGAAAGAATAATCTGAAAATAGAGCTTGAAAATAGAGCTCTCATGGATGATCTTGATTCTTGCTCACCCACTGATTACAAATGTTGTGCAAATCAGAATATTTGCTAAATAAATACCTCAACCGTGGTGACATAAATCTATTGGAAGTTAATCAgctaaacaaaaaattaagaataacaAAGATCAAAGTCTAAaggttattgttgttgttggcaTCCAGTGTAAGCCTGAAGAGAGCTCTCATTGCGTGCCTCTTCACCACCTTGCCATAGGTTGCCCTCCCAATCCTCACAACCTTGTCCTCCACCTCTAGCCGGTTGCCGCagccattggcatccttggcaccCCTCAGCATTGCCTTCAGCACGCTCTCATTCCCGCCGACCGCGTCAGCGACGCTCTCTGCTACAAGGGCCTCGCCAGGAATCCGCCTCCCCCACTTCCTCACCAGCTTATCAGAATCAAACAAGGCGGAGTATGCGCTCCAGAAAGACGCACGCAGGAATGCCATTCGCCTCTCCTTCGCCATTGACTTCCTCATTTTCTCCTCCAGTCGCACCACCAGTGCTCCCATGTCTCCTCCGTTAGCCAATTCGTTTTCTGATATAACTATTTCCTGCTTAAGAATGACATCCTCGGCTTCAAACCTGCACCGGTCACACCGGCATTCGAAGCCCCAGGCCCTCACTGCCTCCCTTCGCTTGCTTACCGGCACAAGCACATTGAAGTAGGGGAATGTGACCTCCTCCCCGGCTTTGATGTCCCTGGACGCGTGGACAATGGCATGGTCTCCGACGTGAGTGCGTCCGGCATTGGGGTGGCAAGAATGGTTGATGAACGACGGCAAGATCCAGAGCCCCACGCCGCAGTTGACGACACCATTGCTGCCAAGCAGATTGGCAGATGGCGCGTCCTCGGTCAAGCAGTTCACGTCGAGCACCTTCAAGATCCTGTCCACATCAAGAACCTCATGTGTCCCCGTCTCCCTAACCATGTTGGCACCGTCACTGAGACTGAGATCCTCGGGTTCTTGCCTAAACAATGCCATGTCAGGGACGACAAGCTCGTCTTGCCGCTCCTCACCGGTGGACAACGTATAGATCAGAGCTGCTGTCCTCTGGCACTTCTCGGCGGCGTCGAGCACCTTGCCGACCAATTCCTTCCACACAACCATCTTCTCGCCGCTATCGGCGGCGTCAGGGAGCACCCCTCTTCCAATGGCCACGGCCTTGGTGATCATCAGAGTAGCCCCTGCCTCGATGTTCTTCACCGCGAAAACCCCTCGGCCGCCGTGCGCGGACCGGCGCACCTCCACCAGCCCGACGTACTCAGCGAGATCCGGGCACTTCCCGGCGAAGCCCGCAAGAACCCACTCCGAGAGATCCACCGCCCCGCTCCTCGCCTGCGCCTCCAGACGCCTGCACTGCTCGACGAGCTCTCGCGCCTcgtccgcgccgccgcccgctgCGAGCGCTGCCGCGCGGAAGCAGTCAGCCGCGGGCGCGTACCGGCCGAGCCCGCGGAGGAGCGCGCCCTTGGAGAGCAGCGCGCCGGGGTGGGCCGGGTCCGCCGCCAGCGCGGCGTCGCAGTCGGCGAGCGCGCCGGGCGCGTCGCCGAGGCGGGCGCGGACGTCGGCGCGGTGCGCGAGCGTGGAGCAGAGCACCCGTCGGTCGTCGGTGGCGCCGTCAATGATGCGGGAGCAGACGGTGATGTACTCCCTCCAGTCCTCCTTGAGCAGCAGCTGCGTCGCGCGGCTCCGCAGCTGCTGCAGCGTCTCTTCATCGAGGCCGCCGTCCCGGAGCCCAGCCATCTCTTGGGTGTGGGTGCCCCTCGCGAGATTAGGGCGCTTTGTGTTGGGCTGGTTTGTTGGTGGTGGAGCTGTGGGAGTGGCGCACTGAGGACTGAGAGGGGCGCGGCTATGTCGTAGAGGTGGTTTGGGTTGGGAATTGCCTTCCATTTTTGAATCATGTGGATTGTAACGGTTGGATCTGGACTGCTGGAGTAATGGCTGAGTTGTCAGTCAGCTCAGTAATGGTGCTTTATTGTATCATTTCAAAGGATTTCAGAAATTCAGAATGGTACAGTCTTGTTCATGGCAAGACATACGGACGTGATCTTGCTTGTCCGATATTTAACCTCCGGAAGTACATCTCCATTTAAGATCTCCAATATAGACCTCAGGAAAGGGATCTggctgtaaaaaaaatatttgcaacaatTTACTCCTCTATTCAAGAATATAAgtcatattttgttttgaaatagACAAATTTAATAAGCTTTAACcaacaattaatcaaattatatatatgtttagtaTACAAATTTTGCTTCGATAGATTTGTTTAGtatcaaaatacttttaatatgatgttgattttatagcaattgataacACATtattataagaaaaattaacgataagaattattttttatgacttttttttaaaacaaaatgcATCTTACATTCTTGAATGGAGGGAGTAGAAGAATAGTGAGAAGGGGGCAATGAAATGTACTACAGTGATATATTGTTCGATCAATAGCTACACAACCAGCATGGAGTAAGAAAACACACCAAATTTCCCCTTTTTTATTTCATGTTCATCCTCACTTGGGTTTTGATGCAGATTGGCTTTTGATTGAAGATGCTGAGAAGGTGCAGATGCATTTTAGCAAATGCCAGTCTGAAGTGCATGTAGACATGCTAAAGTTGGGCGAGTGGAGGCCTTGGTTTTGTGCAGAGTTTCAACTTGCATACTCTACTCCCGTAGGTGTATTGTGAAGGCGTTTACGTACTCATGTAGTCTCCGCCTTCATGTTCCCATTCCGCTCCATCTAACCCGCCCGATTAAAACTCGACGGCCAGATCAGTAGCATTCCCACGGGCCACGGCGCTCAGAGAACTCCCCACACACACTCCCACCCTGAAACCCCGAAGGCgatccatggcggcggcggcgggttggctccggcgagcggcggccgCTGCGGCGCTGCCTCGCCTGACTTCTGGACTTACGCTCCTACCGGCTCCTCCCCCCGCTCCTCTCCCTGAGGCTCAGTCGCTCATGGTCCCAGGactcgtcgccggcgtcagttCCGCCATGGAGCTCATGGCCGTCCCCAAGAAGAAGGTGTCTTCGCTTCTCCCCGTTTTATTCCTCGGCTCGTCTATTTCGTGGTCTGGTCGGCGTGATCGCGCTAGATGCTGTCGTTTATTGCAGTGCGGTGCGCTCTAGGTGTTCGTTGAATTGCCTGATGAGCAGAAAAGTGTGAGTTTTGAACTGTTTGTCCAGTTGATCGTAGAGATCGATAGTTATATGCTGCACTACACCTGCTTTTTGATTACTTGGTGAGTTTATGATAGTATTTTGTGTTTAGGCTGTTTTAGTTGGAGCAAAGATTATGTTAAGTGGGATTTTAGGGGCAGGTTAATTTGCGCTGCTTCACAATATTATGCAATCCATATAATCAGAACTACTATTAGTTTTGTCTATAGTAGCCGTCCTGATAAGCTGTTTGCTATATGATTGATGATTTGAGAGGTAAGTCGATATATGTTTAACTCATCATCGTGCTGCTGTGCAAATGTGATAAATCAGGCAAACAAATAAAGTCCTAGAAGACAACTGAACAAGTAATCAGAATGTATGCTCATTTCAGGCAAtttgttgttgctgttgctgttgataatttaattatattacctTCTATAAGAACTATATGAATCTATAGTATTGTATCCTAACAGTCCAGGATTCATCGTGTTTAGGCCTGCTATATATGTATTCTTATATAAAATCTGCATTATCTCGTCTGCCTCGTATGCTTCAGTTGTGCATTTGAGTTTTGAGAAAATTGTTctttggtttgtggttgttgcCTTATGTAGGCACTGATGGTAGGTAAATGCCCTGATACTCTCGGATGCATTTCAGGTCTCGAAGTACAAGAAGGGTTTGAGGAATGGACCCAAAGCGCTGAAGCCTGTGCCAGTGATTGTCCGTTGCAGGTACATTCAAAAGATACATTTCCTAATGTTTCTATTTTAGTTTGTTCTGACCATGATAAGTTTGCACTAAATGATCATGGTATTATTGTGAGGAACAGTGACATcctaaaagggggaggggaactaggatacttagaaactaatggctctaaaaattttacaagataaatctatcttaatttctatccaATTGTACTTTagttttatctagtgtatctactctattGCTTAaaaggattacaacctactctagcaaggtaaattgtaagtatgtaaatgcagaaacgtaaataaagtagagtgACAAATAGTGACTAttgtcaagtctcttccggtcacgactcttgagataccaagtcaccaagataaaaCATCACACATGATGAGCCACCTAGGCGGTGTCTCACCACTaatctctcttctggtcacttgtgcATCGTCTTCATTTcgaagctttagtcacaaagacaagggcatcCGTGTCCTCGCATAAtcttcttgtcgccgctccacaccaagttagaaGGTCAATAAgctaccggcgagtcaccaagactttaagacgccggtgtacctcttggtacacggttggatcactccttgatccactctaggttgcagcacctagcaacattTCTCTCTAGGCGTATAAGCACTAGTCagtctctaatggtgtgcttaatcgtctttaATGAACACTTTAATCACTTAGATGGTTTGGAAGTCTTTTCAGGTGTGTCTGAGGTTCTCTGGACTCCATAACCTTTAAATGATcaagtgggtgggtatttatagcctcaaactcgccaactagccgttgctccaacgactcaactttactgtgaacaccggatggtccggtgacaacagtagtaccatcaccggaccatccggtatgtacaTCAATGgatactagccgttggaactcctactcaaatttcatcttaacaccggatattccgtcGTTGCCTTCAATTCTATCATCAGACTTTCCGGTGTGTAGACTTTAGCCTGATCGAGCTATCTTCTACACTGTTCAACTGTCCGGTGTGTAGATCTTCTGATCGCTGGACCTTCTGATGTGTTGATTTTCAACTCTCTTGAAAAAAATCCAAtattctgttaaatgctcctaTGTTCTTACTCTTCTACCACCGGACCACCCAGTGACGTGATCTTCACCTTTcgtcagaaatactctggtgtgttcacTTGGGtatcaccggatcttccggtgagtgcaactTTACTGAACTCCACCGACAGAATATTCTGGTGTTACCAAAAACTtttatcatcggaccatccggtgagttcaacagtCTCTgaacaaaatactccggtgagtaaaGCACACAGATCACTGAACTATCCGATGAAGTCATTTGTTTCCTCCTCTAAgtgaaaacactctggtgtgtgcAATCTCTtgagcactggaccttccggtgagtataatctGATAACAACTCAATTTTTCATCTTTCTAGAAAATGCTTCAGTGTGTATAACTCCAATAACATCGGAACTTCtagtgtagtcatttttcctaggacttctctaatttaatcaaactttgcCTCGGTTTCAAtggctttttcatgtattgcatttatGAGatctattaacatatatttttaataaatatgttagtcccaatgactatgttgtcattaatcaccaaaatcataatcatgatctaataggactattttcgctacaattaTGTATGAATAGTACTTCTCTTATGCAATAATAATAGTATGTTTGTTTACAATTGTTTTAGTTGTCACTTTGACATCTATTTTACTGATAAGATGAAGAAAATGTAGACTGCTAAGCTTTTAGCAATATAGACTATTTTACTGATCAGATGAAGAAAATGTGGAGTGTTTTAGTTGTCACTCTTTGAAATATATTGCTAACAATAGCTACAAAGTTAAGGTTTTAGTGGAGCCCAAAACTCAAAATTCAGAGTTTCTAACAGCAGACCATTTGATCTTGGCATTCGTCTCGCCTATGGCAAGTTAGCAGCAGTTTGGTTTGTGAGAAACTGATCATGGTATATCAGTTTAGTTTTGGAAGTGATTATCCGATTTCAGTTCCCGGTCTTGCTATCTTCAaattttgttgttgtttgtttCATGCAGATCTCTCCATATTGTTATTCTTGAGCACATTTCCTGAACTTTGTCGCAGGAAATACATCGTTTGACTGCTCCTAATGAGCATCATTTCATGGTGGGCAAGTTGCCCATCCCAGTCATGACTCATGACATGTCTTCAAAGGCATGACTAGATACTTTTTTGTGCCTTGCAGGTGTTGTGGCCGAGTGAAGCTACCTCACTTCTACTGCTGCAGTGGAGAAAGAGGGAACCCCAGCGATTCGAGCTAATAAAATGTTATGTTTCCCCCTCGTCAGTTTGCACACCAAACAATGGCTGAACATCGTAATATCATGGAAGTTCTCAGATCTCATTTCGGATTCAGATGTTGTTCTCTTTGCGAACATTTAAGAAATGTACACTTGCTCAAGTTTGAATTCTGCTGAGTCATGCCAGATATATTTTTTCCGCTCTTGGCAAGAGTGGACGTGTTTGATGTTCTCGTATAACTATTCTGTGACCCGTTTGCCTCAAGTTATTATGATTATTAGAAACTAAAAGAAACTAATACCGAGAATTCTTCACGCCAGACAGAACTTGGGGCGAATATCCGGCTTTGGAGCATGGGAAACATAACACTTGCGTGGAAGGATACTCGGAATTGCACGATGTGGCATACAGGCTATGTTTGGTTCGAGCATAACCGTCTAAGTTTATTGTACCAACTGTTTGGTTAACTCAAAGTCACACTTTATTAGTTCTCTGAGTCATATAATATAcacttagtttttttattaactttgttatgtttgttaaaaaaaatttgttggctatttttttttaatgacagCCATATTTGACTAAAGTTAGTCATGATATCATTAGGCATGAACTAAATATGTCCATGTAGTGTGGCTTGAATAGTTGTTTCGTTCCTATACATGGAAACGAAAACTTTTGTCCCTGTAGCAAATCTGTAGCGTGTGGTACCACGATCTCGTATATGGCATATCCGATATTCCGGTGGCAAACTGCTGAAGAAATCGGGAAAGCAGCGGATGCCACCGCCGAGATCCTGATGCCGTTCCGGTCCATTTCGTGCCATCTTGGTCCGGCATCGTGCGTGCGCGGCACAGGCCAGGCAGCCCAGTCCCACACGGCCATCCTGATCGAGAGgtaggtggggggggggggggggtggggtgCGACCCGGCACCCGCTGTTGCGGCCGGGTAGACGACGAAACCGCGGTCGTTGGGTTCGGCGGGGCCGCCACCAACCAAACGCTGCGATTtctggagttttttatttttacattttctaacattaatatttaaataaatagatttttataaAAAGATTTGCTAATAAAGGTTGTACTTGTTGAATTTAAGGtagttatattatttttaatctattatgTAAGTTGTGTATGTATTTTAGATTTAGTTCTACATGTTATTAGTAATATTCAAATTCCGATACTTATCTCATATAcataatgtatctaatttttaGTGTGATTTTTTCATTTCACTTACATgtatttaatatatttttattttaatattttcttagatttttgttatttttatcttagatgACTTCTaagatttttattatttttataataaaaatgaGCTAACCGTCCTCTGAGAGGACCATAGTAGCACTAATCGTCCTCTCAGAGAGTGGTGAGGGGCGAGCTCGCAGAGTGAGTTTGATACGGACGCTAACCGCGCTCTCAGAGAGTGGTAAGAGAAGTGTAGGATcttatccttttttttaaagagcGGTAAGAGTTATCTGTGCTATTGTaatatgctaattttttttttaaaactgcatcttttttaagaataatatatatctatttataCAAATCTTTGGATcataaatctatttatttaaatattaatattagaaaatataaaaataaaaaactcgcgATTTCTGTGGCCCGGCGGCTCCCGACTGGGTCGGGCGCCCAGCGGGGAGCGGATAACGAACGACTGGAGGCtcgcctcggcctcggcctcgccTTCTCCTCCCCTCGCATCGCAGGCAGGCGTAGCCCCCACCAAACGAAGCGTTTCGGTTCGCCAGAGCAAAGCTGCTCGTGCAACAAGCGAAGCGCCAGAAGAGTTGGTGGCTAGGCAGATAGAGAGATggcgtcgccgtcgtcgtcgctgtGTCCCAGCTTCGCCTCCCTGCGGGCCGCCTCCCTCGGCCACCGCCGCGGCCTCGCCTTCTCCTCCCCCAGGTAGGTCCACGCCCCCAGAGCCCGTTTCCTGCTTCCCGTTTGGCCGAGTCGTGTCGACGCCTGCGGGCGGTTTGACCCCTGCTCGTTGGAAGTTACTACCGATCTCTTGTTCCGATGGCACCGGGCCGCGCTGTTGCAAATTGTGGGCTGTGCCGTCGTCGAATCAGCGTATGGATTGCGAGCTCCCGTGGCTGTCGGTTGGTGCTGTGCGCGCGCGAAGTTAGTGGTGATGAGCTATGTATGCTCTGGATCAAATGGCTCGAGTCCCTGGCACCAAAATAGCTTGTCGTAGTCGGCAACGAGAAGTCATTTTGTGTCATGGGCTTTTCTCGGATGGATGATGTCAGTGGGATAAGAGTTGGGGATATTTCTTGATGTTCTAGTTGTGTGGCACCAGTTGGATTGAGAAGTTCGTTGCCTCCGAACAAAAGCCATGTTAGACCTGTGAGCTTATGGAGGAGTTTGTCTGGAAATGCCGATACATTATGGTTTGCTTATGTTTACAGCTTTTATGCCTGTGATGTTCTGTAAGTGATCCTTGCTCCGTGTTACCTATCAATGAGAGAATAGGGAAAGGGGGAAAAAATTTAGGCAGGTCACTTGATGATGACTATGTAATTTGGTTCTTGTCTTTGTTAGTTCTGAATTGTGAGCTTAAGttctcttttgttttgttttatggTTTCCAGGAAGGCATTCCAAGTGAAGGCGTCAGCTCGGGTTGACAAGTTCTCAAAGAATGACATCATTGTGTCCCCTTCCATTCTTTCTGCAAACTTTGCCAAGCTTGGCGATCAGGTCCGTTAAGATACTAGCATCATTCCACCAAACAACATTTCCTTGAGATGACTGACCATTACCTGGGAATATATAGAACAAGCATGTTAGGCTACTATTGGAGGAATAGCTTGATAATGTTTTGGTTGTATGCAACTCTGCAGTTTGCTGCTCGAatctttatatatatttttcatcaaATGATCGGTGAATATTCTGTACTCATCTTACCACATGGTTTTAAATATTACTAGGTAAAAGCTGTGGAGGTGGCAGGATGTGACTGGATTCATGTCGATGTCATGGATGGACGCTTTGTGCCAAATATCACAATTGGACCTTTGATTGTTGATGCTCTGCGTCCAGTGACTGATCTTCCATTGGATGTGCATCTGGTACTGCTTTAGAAGCCCCAGTAAAGTTCGAAGTGTTTATGTGCTATATTTTCATCCCCTGTTGACCCCTGCTGAATAGGGAGGGCTTTTAATTCTAATTGCAGATGATTGTGGAACCTGAGCAGCGAGTCCCAGATTTTATCAAGGCAGGTGCTGATATTGTTAGTGTTCACTGTGAGCAAACATCAACCATCCATTTACACCGAACAGTCAATCAGGTAAGCATTTGCACCACCGGTATCTTTAAAAGTTACATTTCAGATAATAGAGTTGATTGTGAATAACTTCAATTTTGTTAAGAGTATATATCAATTGATAGCATTCGCTTGCTTTcgttttatttgtgtttttattCTTTACTTGATGCTATACAATACGAATGATTCCAATTAGTGTTTGACTTAAACACTTCACTGTACTTTTGTTTCTTCAGGATTTAACATA of Phragmites australis chromosome 3, lpPhrAust1.1, whole genome shotgun sequence contains these proteins:
- the LOC133911682 gene encoding methyltransferase FGSG_00040 translates to MEGNSQPKPPLRHSRAPLSPQCATPTAPPPTNQPNTKRPNLARGTHTQEMAGLRDGGLDEETLQQLRSRATQLLLKEDWREYITVCSRIIDGATDDRRVLCSTLAHRADVRARLGDAPGALADCDAALAADPAHPGALLSKGALLRGLGRYAPAADCFRAAALAAGGGADEARELVEQCRRLEAQARSGAVDLSEWVLAGFAGKCPDLAEYVGLVEVRRSAHGGRGVFAVKNIEAGATLMITKAVAIGRGVLPDAADSGEKMVVWKELVGKVLDAAEKCQRTAALIYTLSTGEERQDELVVPDMALFRQEPEDLSLSDGANMVRETGTHEVLDVDRILKVLDVNCLTEDAPSANLLGSNGVVNCGVGLWILPSFINHSCHPNAGRTHVGDHAIVHASRDIKAGEEVTFPYFNVLVPVSKRREAVRAWGFECRCDRCRFEAEDVILKQEIVISENELANGGDMGALVVRLEEKMRKSMAKERRMAFLRASFWSAYSALFDSDKLVRKWGRRIPGEALVAESVADAVGGNESVLKAMLRGAKDANGCGNRLEVEDKVVRIGRATYGKVVKRHAMRALFRLTLDANNNNNL
- the LOC133911683 gene encoding uncharacterized protein LOC133911683, whose product is MAAAAGWLRRAAAAAALPRLTSGLTLLPAPPPAPLPEAQSLMVPGLVAGVSSAMELMAVPKKKVSKYKKGLRNGPKALKPVPVIVRCRCCGRVKLPHFYCCSGERGNPSDSS
- the LOC133911686 gene encoding ribulose-phosphate 3-epimerase, chloroplastic-like, which translates into the protein MASPSSSLCPSFASLRAASLGHRRGLAFSSPRKAFQVKASARVDKFSKNDIIVSPSILSANFAKLGDQVKAVEVAGCDWIHVDVMDGRFVPNITIGPLIVDALRPVTDLPLDVHLMIVEPEQRVPDFIKAGADIVSVHCEQTSTIHLHRTVNQIKSLGAKAGVVLNPATPLGAIDYVLDVVDLVLIMSVNPGFGGQSFIESQVKKIAELRRLCAEKALNPWIEVDGGVGPKNAYKVIEAGANAIVAGSAVFGAPDYAEAIKGIKTSQRPVAVPA